A window of the Nitrosococcus wardiae genome harbors these coding sequences:
- a CDS encoding hydantoinase B/oxoprolinase family protein, producing the protein MKQVQARRGWQFWIDRGGTFTDIVAKAPDNTIQTHKLLSENPSHYRDAALQGIRNLLGLGPQDPIPAESIDSVKMGTTVATNALLERQGEPTVLVTTRGFGDALRIGYQNRPQLFALHIKLPQMLYQQVIEVDERYSAGGEVLQPLNPDTVRQQLQGCYDKGLRSVAIVFMHAYRYPQHEQAVAQIARGIGFTQISVSSEVSPLMKLVSRGDTTLVDAYLSPILRRYVDHVAAELGNIRLLFMQSNGGLSEAHCFQGKDAILSGPAGGIVGMARTSELADFHQVIGFDMGGTSTDVSHYAGEYERAFETEVAGVRIRAPMMQIHTVAAGGGSILHFDGARYRVGPDSAGAQPGPACYRKGGPLTVTDCNVMLGKLQPEFFPKVFGTHAKQPLDKAIVQEKFTALAAEIKATTGDDRTPLQVAEGFLAVAVENMANAIKHISIQRGYNVSEYGLCCLGSAAGQHACLVADALGIKRVLIHPYAGLLSAYGMGLADLRLLREKAVEAPLSEELMPALAATFDKLMAEGEQEMLAQGVAQEDISSVRRLHVRYQGTDTSLLVNFGHPAEIAAEFLGAYKQAFGFLMPEKQLIVESAQIEVIGSTPLLSDAAQVKSPPPRQGAVPIIATVTATLEGKTQETPVYPREAMQPHDRISAPAIIIETNSTTIVEPGWEAELTSRRDLILTRVIPLPKQLDIGIQADPVMLEIFNNLFISIADQMGAVLEKTASSVNIKERLDFSCAIFDQQGDLVANALHIPVHLGSMSASIKAVIRHHREHISPGDVFMLNTPYNGGTHLPDVTVVKPVFDKSGTQLLFYVAARGHHGDIGGITPGSMPPYSQAIDQEGVIIDNVKLLEGGRFLEQEIVTLLSSGPYPARNIQQNLADLKAQVAACEKGVQELRRMIEHFGLEVVQAYMGHVQDNAEAAVRHVLETLKDGSFTYPMDDGSKIKVSIRIERPSPQEGIQAIIDFSGTSPQHSGNFNAPAAVTMAAVIYVFRCLVKADIPLNGGIFKPLKIVIPEHSLLNPCYPAAVAAGNVETSQYIVDALLGAMGVMAASQGTCNNFTFGNEQYQYYETICGGAGAGPNFKGADAVHTHITNTRLTDPEILEWRFPVLLESFEIRKGSAGNGRYRGGNGTVRRLRFLEPMAAAIISSHRKIPPFGMAGGQPGQVGRNWIERADGSVVELSSCGQTQMGRGDIFIIETPGGGGFGIPSGFGIPLYASGAKSNG; encoded by the coding sequence ATGAAACAGGTCCAGGCGCGCCGGGGCTGGCAATTTTGGATCGACCGGGGTGGCACTTTTACAGATATTGTGGCTAAAGCCCCTGATAACACCATCCAGACCCATAAGCTACTATCCGAGAACCCTTCCCATTATCGGGATGCTGCCCTCCAGGGGATACGGAATCTACTCGGCCTAGGCCCCCAAGATCCTATTCCGGCAGAAAGCATCGACTCAGTCAAAATGGGCACCACAGTAGCCACCAACGCCCTGCTAGAGCGCCAGGGGGAACCTACCGTACTGGTGACAACCCGGGGCTTCGGCGATGCTTTGCGGATCGGCTATCAAAACCGCCCTCAGCTCTTTGCACTCCACATTAAACTACCGCAGATGCTATATCAGCAAGTTATTGAAGTGGATGAACGTTACAGTGCGGGTGGTGAAGTGCTACAGCCTCTTAATCCAGATACCGTTCGCCAACAACTACAGGGTTGCTATGACAAGGGTTTACGGAGCGTGGCTATCGTGTTTATGCATGCTTATCGCTATCCCCAGCATGAACAGGCTGTCGCTCAAATCGCGCGGGGAATTGGCTTTACTCAAATCTCGGTGAGCAGCGAAGTCAGTCCACTGATGAAACTGGTCAGCCGTGGCGATACCACTCTCGTGGATGCTTATTTGTCGCCCATCCTGCGCCGTTATGTAGACCATGTCGCCGCCGAGTTGGGCAACATTCGCTTGCTCTTTATGCAATCCAACGGGGGACTGAGTGAAGCCCATTGCTTCCAGGGTAAAGACGCCATCTTGTCTGGCCCTGCCGGAGGTATCGTCGGTATGGCCCGGACCTCGGAACTTGCTGATTTCCATCAGGTGATTGGATTTGATATGGGAGGGACCTCAACCGATGTTAGCCACTATGCTGGGGAGTATGAGCGGGCTTTTGAAACTGAAGTAGCAGGGGTTCGGATACGGGCTCCCATGATGCAGATCCATACCGTTGCTGCGGGGGGAGGCTCCATTCTCCATTTCGACGGCGCCCGTTATCGGGTAGGGCCTGACTCTGCCGGAGCACAGCCTGGACCGGCTTGCTACCGCAAGGGCGGGCCTTTGACGGTCACTGACTGCAACGTCATGCTGGGTAAACTCCAGCCCGAATTCTTTCCTAAAGTATTTGGCACCCACGCCAAACAACCCTTGGATAAGGCCATTGTCCAAGAAAAGTTTACCGCCCTAGCTGCTGAGATCAAAGCAACTACAGGAGATGACCGAACCCCGCTTCAAGTGGCAGAAGGTTTTCTTGCTGTTGCGGTGGAAAATATGGCCAATGCCATCAAACACATCTCTATTCAGCGTGGCTATAATGTCTCGGAATACGGGTTATGCTGTTTGGGAAGCGCGGCAGGACAACATGCGTGCCTGGTTGCCGATGCCCTAGGCATAAAACGGGTCCTCATCCATCCCTACGCCGGGCTGCTCTCCGCCTACGGAATGGGTCTTGCAGATTTACGGCTGCTGCGGGAAAAAGCTGTGGAAGCTCCCCTCAGCGAGGAACTTATGCCTGCATTGGCGGCAACCTTTGATAAGCTCATGGCAGAAGGGGAACAGGAAATGCTCGCCCAGGGCGTTGCCCAGGAAGACATCTCCTCAGTCCGTAGACTCCATGTGCGCTACCAAGGTACAGACACCTCTTTGCTAGTCAATTTCGGTCACCCAGCAGAAATTGCTGCGGAATTTTTAGGGGCCTATAAACAGGCTTTTGGTTTTTTGATGCCTGAGAAACAACTCATTGTGGAATCGGCTCAAATAGAAGTCATTGGTAGCACTCCATTATTATCTGACGCCGCCCAAGTCAAATCCCCTCCGCCACGACAGGGAGCAGTACCGATAATAGCTACAGTCACCGCGACCCTGGAGGGAAAAACCCAAGAGACACCGGTTTACCCACGGGAGGCAATGCAACCCCATGACCGAATCAGCGCTCCAGCCATCATTATTGAGACCAATAGCACCACGATCGTAGAACCTGGCTGGGAAGCAGAACTCACCTCCCGGCGGGATCTCATTCTTACCCGAGTGATACCGCTGCCTAAGCAGTTAGACATAGGGATCCAGGCTGATCCGGTAATGTTGGAGATCTTTAATAACCTATTCATATCCATCGCTGATCAAATGGGCGCAGTCCTAGAGAAAACTGCCTCCTCAGTCAACATTAAGGAACGACTGGATTTTTCCTGCGCAATCTTCGATCAACAGGGGGATCTGGTAGCCAATGCCTTACATATTCCGGTTCACTTGGGATCCATGAGCGCCAGCATTAAAGCGGTGATTCGCCATCATAGAGAACATATTTCTCCTGGCGATGTTTTTATGCTCAACACCCCCTACAACGGGGGGACTCATTTACCCGATGTGACCGTCGTGAAACCGGTATTTGATAAGTCAGGAACACAGCTCCTCTTTTATGTCGCCGCACGGGGGCACCACGGAGACATTGGAGGGATTACGCCCGGTTCCATGCCCCCCTACAGCCAAGCGATTGACCAAGAAGGGGTCATTATCGACAACGTTAAATTGCTCGAGGGGGGGCGATTTTTGGAACAGGAAATCGTCACCTTGCTAAGCAGTGGTCCCTATCCGGCCCGCAATATCCAACAGAATCTGGCAGACCTTAAAGCCCAAGTGGCTGCCTGTGAGAAAGGGGTGCAAGAACTTCGACGCATGATAGAACATTTTGGACTTGAGGTGGTACAAGCCTATATGGGTCATGTTCAAGATAATGCCGAAGCCGCGGTGCGCCACGTTCTCGAAACCCTAAAAGATGGCAGTTTTACCTATCCCATGGATGATGGCAGTAAGATCAAAGTGAGCATCCGCATCGAAAGACCCTCTCCTCAAGAAGGTATTCAGGCCATCATCGACTTCTCCGGCACCAGTCCACAGCATTCGGGGAACTTTAATGCGCCAGCCGCAGTCACCATGGCCGCTGTCATTTATGTTTTTCGTTGTTTGGTTAAAGCCGACATCCCCCTTAATGGAGGGATTTTTAAACCGCTCAAGATTGTTATCCCTGAACATTCTCTTCTAAATCCATGCTACCCGGCGGCAGTGGCAGCAGGTAATGTGGAGACCTCCCAATATATCGTTGACGCCCTGTTGGGGGCTATGGGAGTAATGGCGGCCTCCCAAGGAACCTGCAATAATTTCACTTTTGGAAATGAGCAGTATCAATATTACGAAACTATTTGCGGCGGTGCCGGCGCCGGTCCAAATTTTAAGGGTGCCGATGCAGTTCATACCCATATTACCAACACTCGCCTCACCGATCCGGAAATATTGGAATGGCGCTTCCCAGTCCTATTAGAGTCATTTGAGATTCGCAAAGGATCTGCCGGCAACGGTCGATACCGTGGGGGAAATGGCACTGTGCGCCGACTCCGTTTTCTTGAACCGATGGCCGCAGCGATTATCTCAAGCCATCGGAAAATTCCCCCCTTTGGCATGGCAGGGGGACAACCCGGTCAGGTGGGTCGAAACTGGATCGAACGCGCTGATGGCTCAGTAGTGGAACTTTCTAGCTGTGGGCAAACCCAAATGGGAAGAGGGGATATCTTTATTATTGAGACTCCAGGCGGTGGCGGCTTCGGCATACCTAGCGGCTTCGGCATACCTTTATATGCCAGTGGCGCTAAATCTAATGGATAG
- a CDS encoding RrF2 family transcriptional regulator — protein MQLTQYTDYSLRVLIYLSLHDEQLATISEIANSYNISRNHLGKVVHNLASLGYIDTTRGKGGGMRLSQAPEKINLGRVVQQTEGRFDMAECFNTTHNTCSISSCCQLKDVFWEARSAFLAVLNRYTLADVIKNKNELRSSLRVEWFPPRVAGY, from the coding sequence ATGCAACTAACACAGTATACGGATTATTCCCTGCGGGTTTTGATTTATCTTAGCCTTCATGACGAACAATTGGCCACAATTAGTGAAATCGCCAACAGCTATAATATTTCCCGTAACCACTTGGGCAAGGTCGTCCATAACCTTGCAAGCTTAGGGTATATTGATACCACTCGGGGTAAGGGAGGCGGTATGCGCCTGTCACAGGCACCTGAGAAAATCAATTTAGGACGGGTAGTACAACAAACAGAGGGGCGATTTGATATGGCTGAGTGTTTCAACACCACCCACAATACTTGCTCTATTTCCTCCTGCTGCCAATTAAAAGACGTTTTTTGGGAAGCACGGTCCGCCTTTCTGGCGGTGTTAAATCGGTACACATTGGCCGACGTGATCAAAAACAAGAACGAACTGCGCTCTTCGCTCCGGGTCGAATGGTTCCCACCCCGAGTTGCAGGTTATTAA
- a CDS encoding cbb3-type cytochrome c oxidase subunit I, giving the protein MSATTLDTAVSKRVDYSEAENQAALVAVKAHLITGFLVFLLMMLAGAAMRAAQSNMMPVEAGLFYQILTLHGVGVVGTAGIASTGVLWYFLRQYVPLSTKIFWLNFGVFLAGVVIILGSIFIGKYGGGWTFLYPLPGISLGAWSTGAAAAFLLGLLIIGTGFLILYLDMGRAILSQYGNFGRALGLTQLFGKEPVNPYHPATVVAGTMVLIVNFIGIAVGAVVLVMMLVNLYNPEFKPDALLVKNLIYFFGHVFINATIYASVVAVYELLPRYTGRPYKTSKVFYAAWFAIVFMVMAVYPHHLFMDAPMPMWAMITAQVLSYGSGIPVLVVTGYGALMLVYRSGIQWNTASKLLILSMFGWAAGVIPAIIDAMVSVNRVLHNTLWVPGHFHFYLLLGLLPMIFGFTFYLLNGKKEGKTPLTEKLGFYSYLIGGLLLALTFLGSGAHSIPRRWAVHMEEWVPYAQWGTLAATLVVLGVLLFTIRVLTALPKAPEPSV; this is encoded by the coding sequence ATGAGTGCAACAACATTGGATACAGCAGTAAGCAAAAGAGTGGACTATAGTGAAGCGGAGAATCAGGCTGCCCTAGTTGCAGTAAAAGCCCATCTGATTACTGGATTTCTGGTCTTCTTATTAATGATGCTGGCCGGCGCCGCAATGCGCGCTGCCCAAAGCAATATGATGCCGGTTGAAGCAGGTCTGTTTTACCAAATTCTGACATTGCACGGAGTTGGTGTGGTGGGTACGGCGGGTATCGCCTCAACCGGGGTGCTGTGGTATTTCCTGCGCCAGTATGTGCCATTGAGCACCAAGATATTTTGGCTTAATTTTGGTGTTTTTCTTGCTGGCGTCGTCATTATTCTAGGTTCCATTTTTATTGGAAAGTACGGTGGTGGATGGACTTTTCTTTATCCGTTGCCGGGTATTTCCCTCGGTGCTTGGTCTACCGGCGCCGCCGCCGCATTCCTGCTAGGATTGCTCATCATTGGTACGGGATTCCTAATCCTCTATTTGGATATGGGCCGTGCCATTCTTTCTCAATATGGGAATTTTGGACGAGCCTTGGGGCTAACGCAGCTGTTTGGTAAGGAGCCTGTGAACCCTTACCATCCGGCAACCGTGGTAGCCGGGACCATGGTGCTTATAGTCAACTTCATCGGTATTGCCGTAGGTGCTGTGGTTTTGGTAATGATGCTTGTCAATCTCTATAACCCGGAATTTAAACCCGATGCCCTGCTGGTCAAAAATTTGATTTACTTCTTCGGCCACGTTTTTATCAATGCCACCATTTATGCTTCGGTGGTCGCAGTTTACGAACTATTGCCCCGTTACACCGGCCGCCCTTATAAAACCTCCAAAGTCTTTTATGCGGCTTGGTTTGCCATCGTTTTCATGGTGATGGCGGTTTATCCTCACCATCTATTTATGGACGCCCCCATGCCCATGTGGGCCATGATAACCGCTCAGGTGCTCTCCTACGGTAGCGGTATTCCGGTGCTAGTAGTTACCGGCTATGGTGCCCTGATGCTCGTGTATCGTTCCGGAATCCAGTGGAATACTGCTAGTAAATTGCTCATCCTCTCCATGTTTGGTTGGGCAGCCGGCGTTATTCCGGCGATTATCGATGCCATGGTCTCTGTTAACCGCGTCCTTCATAATACCTTGTGGGTGCCGGGCCATTTCCATTTTTATCTGCTCCTGGGCCTATTGCCGATGATCTTCGGTTTTACCTTCTACCTTCTTAATGGAAAAAAGGAAGGAAAAACGCCTTTAACCGAGAAGCTTGGTTTTTACAGCTATTTGATTGGCGGCCTCTTATTGGCCCTCACTTTTCTTGGTAGTGGCGCCCATAGCATCCCCCGTCGTTGGGCCGTTCATATGGAAGAATGGGTGCCCTATGCACAGTGGGGCACTTTAGCGGCAACACTGGTGGTGCTAGGTGTGCTGCTGTTTACCATTCGTGTTCTTACCGCGCTTCCGAAAGCCCCGGAGCCTAGCGTATAG
- a CDS encoding class I SAM-dependent methyltransferase translates to MSFELHHQRYDEWFLRHAAAYHSELLAVRALLPWRGLGLSIGVGTGRFAAPLGVQAGIDPAHEVLAYASKRGISVVQSIAEALPFADHSFDYALCVTTICFVDDAGAMLREAHRVLKSGGALVIGFIDRTSELGQHYLAHQAENVFYRDATFFSAAEVEQLLHDTGFSEPVWVQTLSKTLEETREIEPLRASYGGGAFVVVKVNRP, encoded by the coding sequence ATGTCCTTTGAACTTCATCACCAACGCTATGATGAATGGTTTCTGCGTCATGCTGCGGCCTACCACTCGGAGTTACTGGCCGTCCGAGCCCTGTTACCCTGGCGCGGTCTGGGCCTGTCCATCGGAGTCGGCACCGGACGCTTCGCCGCCCCGTTGGGCGTCCAGGCAGGCATCGACCCAGCACACGAAGTACTCGCTTATGCCTCAAAGAGGGGCATTTCGGTAGTTCAGAGTATTGCTGAAGCACTGCCTTTTGCGGATCACAGTTTTGACTATGCGCTGTGTGTCACCACCATCTGCTTCGTCGATGACGCTGGCGCGATGCTGCGGGAGGCACACCGTGTTTTGAAATCCGGCGGCGCGCTGGTAATCGGTTTTATCGATCGCACCAGCGAACTTGGTCAACACTATCTGGCCCATCAGGCCGAGAATGTGTTCTATCGTGACGCGACCTTTTTCTCGGCAGCCGAAGTGGAACAGCTGCTACACGATACAGGTTTCAGTGAGCCGGTTTGGGTGCAGACCTTATCGAAGACGTTAGAGGAGACCCGCGAGATCGAACCCTTACGCGCTAGTTACGGCGGGGGGGCCTTTGTCGTGGTTAAGGTAAACCGGCCTTGA
- a CDS encoding cytochrome C oxidase subunit II, with the protein MQTTVWFITLVGVALLAAVFYYVISNSQTPEDYSSVQQKWYRFRHKWFYFIAIFGIVVTLATLIPFPLPSQDAAYAGEDYQVVDVSGHQWYWTMSTDTVVTGKPVAFYVTGADVNHGFGVYDENLKLVAQVQAMPGYTNKLIHIFDQPGKYRILCLEYCGLAHHAMIAELKVEAAS; encoded by the coding sequence ATGCAGACAACCGTTTGGTTTATAACACTTGTTGGCGTAGCGTTGCTTGCAGCAGTGTTTTACTATGTGATCAGTAATTCACAAACGCCTGAAGATTACTCATCTGTCCAGCAGAAATGGTATCGGTTTCGCCATAAATGGTTTTATTTCATAGCCATCTTTGGGATCGTGGTCACCTTGGCAACGCTGATACCGTTTCCCCTTCCCTCCCAGGATGCGGCCTATGCCGGTGAGGACTATCAGGTAGTTGATGTCAGCGGGCATCAATGGTACTGGACTATGAGCACCGATACTGTGGTCACGGGCAAGCCCGTGGCATTCTATGTTACCGGTGCCGATGTCAATCATGGCTTTGGCGTGTATGACGAGAACTTGAAGTTAGTGGCCCAAGTTCAGGCAATGCCCGGCTATACTAACAAGTTGATCCATATTTTTGATCAACCAGGTAAATACCGCATTCTCTGCTTGGAGTATTGCGGCTTGGCCCACCATGCCATGATAGCTGAGTTGAAGGTGGAAGCAGCTAGCTAA
- a CDS encoding nucleotidyltransferase domain-containing protein, translating into MGCGLASGQASNAAKIRPRDFIETQEGLLFSVVTHHQEEGRALGVLRYVKKGACWCKVNTSQADSLLETHYPHYLYDSPQLEARLHGVPVTRVVRHYQPQLKLAEILTLLSGDEIEEKVRRLVQIFEAAGLYSQNLGITGSLLIGAQQAGSDIDLVVYGQKNFQQARRIIKQALIKGQLEPLNEALWRETYQRRGCSLDFQEYLWHERRKHNKAVWEGTKFDIVLVLKAGEIELDSRHFRKQGRRRLQVQVCDGSSAFSYPACYRLVDAEIDTIVAFSHTYVGQAKAGEWVEVVGQLEQASDGELRIVVGSSREALGEYIKVIPSP; encoded by the coding sequence ATGGGCTGTGGGCTTGCTTCAGGGCAAGCTTCCAATGCCGCCAAAATTCGTCCGCGTGATTTTATTGAGACCCAGGAAGGGTTGCTCTTTTCCGTAGTCACCCACCATCAGGAGGAAGGGCGGGCCTTAGGCGTACTGCGCTATGTAAAAAAAGGCGCCTGTTGGTGTAAGGTCAATACCTCACAGGCGGATAGCCTATTAGAGACTCATTACCCCCACTACCTTTATGACTCTCCCCAGTTGGAAGCCAGACTCCATGGCGTTCCTGTAACTAGGGTAGTCAGGCACTATCAGCCCCAGCTAAAGTTGGCAGAAATTCTCACCCTGTTATCGGGAGATGAAATTGAGGAGAAGGTGAGGAGACTGGTTCAGATCTTTGAGGCGGCAGGGCTGTATTCCCAAAACTTAGGCATTACCGGTTCATTGCTTATTGGCGCCCAGCAGGCGGGTTCCGATATTGACTTAGTGGTGTATGGCCAAAAGAATTTTCAGCAAGCCCGAAGGATTATTAAGCAGGCGCTCATCAAAGGGCAATTAGAACCGCTCAATGAAGCCCTGTGGCGTGAGACTTATCAGCGGCGGGGGTGTAGCTTAGATTTTCAGGAATATCTTTGGCATGAGCGGCGTAAGCATAACAAGGCGGTTTGGGAAGGGACCAAATTCGATATTGTACTTGTTTTAAAAGCTGGGGAAATAGAATTAGATTCTCGGCATTTTCGTAAGCAGGGCAGGAGAAGGCTGCAGGTCCAGGTCTGTGATGGAAGCAGCGCATTTAGTTACCCTGCTTGCTATCGCTTGGTAGATGCTGAGATAGACACGATAGTGGCTTTCTCCCATACTTACGTGGGGCAAGCCAAGGCTGGCGAATGGGTTGAAGTTGTTGGCCAGCTAGAACAAGCCAGTGATGGTGAACTTCGAATAGTCGTTGGGTCCAGTCGAGAGGCCCTGGGAGAATATATTAAAGTGATCCCCTCACCTTAG
- a CDS encoding GGDEF domain-containing protein, translating into MTGILLTALIFIFDCITPPGITSSVPYIGVVFIGLAARSPLTLLLFAGLSSVLIICGILISPDPVMPFNTVMINRALTIVAVWLTASLCYLHLHSVLTLQHLAHRDQLTGVYNRHYLIAKGSEQIKMWQRYQMPFSLIILDIDYFKKINDKYGHVAGDRVLKHIAKLLQLQTRNVDTICRFGGEEFVILLPMVDLDGALAMAQRIQRALSATSFTWESSTFTPTVSMGVAELVDKQWDLDKLITVADMALYQAKTLGRNQVMPMPMSKLARMNSAT; encoded by the coding sequence TTGACTGGCATTCTCCTGACAGCCCTGATATTTATCTTTGACTGTATCACACCACCAGGGATCACCAGCAGCGTACCCTATATAGGAGTGGTATTCATTGGGCTTGCGGCACGCTCGCCCTTGACCCTGTTGCTGTTTGCTGGTTTGAGCTCTGTACTGATTATATGCGGAATATTAATCTCACCTGATCCAGTGATGCCCTTTAACACAGTGATGATTAACCGGGCCCTCACCATCGTTGCTGTTTGGTTGACCGCAAGCCTCTGCTATCTCCATTTGCACTCGGTGTTAACCCTTCAACACCTAGCCCATCGTGATCAACTTACCGGGGTGTACAATCGGCACTATCTTATCGCTAAGGGTAGCGAACAAATCAAAATGTGGCAGCGCTACCAAATGCCTTTTTCACTTATCATTTTGGATATAGACTATTTCAAAAAGATCAATGACAAATACGGGCATGTAGCAGGTGATCGAGTCCTTAAACATATTGCAAAGTTACTGCAGTTGCAAACTCGCAATGTCGATACGATCTGCCGCTTTGGCGGCGAGGAGTTTGTCATCTTACTGCCTATGGTGGACCTAGACGGGGCCTTAGCAATGGCCCAGCGTATTCAGCGAGCCCTTTCTGCAACCAGTTTCACTTGGGAGTCCTCAACTTTCACGCCAACGGTAAGCATGGGGGTAGCCGAGTTGGTGGACAAGCAATGGGATCTTGACAAGCTCATCACCGTAGCGGATATGGCCCTCTATCAGGCTAAGACCCTGGGGCGCAACCAAGTCATGCCTATGCCTATGTCAAAGTTAGCCCGCATGAATTCAGCCACCTGA
- a CDS encoding HU family DNA-binding protein yields MNKTELVNFVASEANLSQADAQRAVNALLQTIEETLGKKGTVNLVGFGSFSVQNRSARSGRHPRTGETITIPATNVPIFKPGKALKEAVQKRKR; encoded by the coding sequence ATGAATAAAACTGAACTGGTTAATTTCGTTGCCTCAGAGGCCAATCTTTCTCAAGCAGATGCCCAGCGTGCCGTGAATGCGCTGCTCCAGACGATTGAGGAGACTCTGGGTAAAAAGGGGACGGTCAATTTGGTCGGCTTTGGTTCTTTCTCCGTACAGAATCGGTCCGCCCGTTCAGGTCGGCACCCCCGGACTGGGGAAACGATTACCATCCCGGCAACGAATGTGCCTATCTTTAAGCCTGGTAAAGCCCTCAAGGAAGCGGTACAGAAGCGGAAACGATAG
- a CDS encoding SCO family protein codes for MKTLLASTLLAVISLTILWVGTDGVRAFTAEEARRLEVREHPKPVPNWHLENQNAEAIALGDWRGQYVVVDFIYTSCPSVCLTLSSGMGSLQKEFSEALEKDKLHLLSISFDPEKDTPERLRTHLSHFSGDGEQWVAARPTHPVEKKAILDFFKVTVIPDEMGGYTHSAGYHVIDPQGRLVAIFGVEEYPKLQDYLALALAEGETSEG; via the coding sequence ATGAAAACTCTGCTTGCAAGTACCCTCTTAGCCGTAATAAGTTTGACGATCCTATGGGTCGGTACGGATGGCGTCCGGGCTTTCACCGCGGAAGAGGCGCGCCGTCTTGAAGTGCGCGAGCATCCGAAGCCTGTTCCCAACTGGCACCTGGAGAATCAGAATGCTGAGGCGATAGCATTGGGAGATTGGCGTGGGCAATATGTAGTAGTAGATTTCATCTACACCAGTTGCCCCAGTGTTTGTTTGACATTGAGCAGCGGAATGGGAAGTCTTCAGAAAGAATTTAGCGAAGCGTTAGAGAAGGATAAGCTGCATTTATTGAGTATCAGCTTTGACCCGGAAAAGGATACGCCGGAGCGGCTTCGAACCCATCTTTCCCATTTCTCCGGTGACGGGGAGCAGTGGGTAGCGGCGCGACCGACCCATCCTGTGGAGAAAAAAGCAATTTTGGATTTCTTCAAGGTGACGGTTATTCCTGATGAAATGGGCGGTTATACCCATTCTGCAGGTTATCATGTGATTGATCCCCAAGGGCGATTGGTTGCCATTTTTGGCGTGGAGGAGTATCCAAAATTGCAAGATTACCTGGCCCTGGCGCTTGCTGAAGGAGAAACCAGTGAAGGTTAG
- a CDS encoding FMN-binding protein has protein sequence MNTFKQGRRVLLILLGVLVALNAMGTIYYGKKEALELAFGKEAQVEMQSLFLTEEQVAKIEQLARTKLESKLFTFYVGRDEGKLLGYAAIESHTVRTKPETLLITLTPTGELDQIHVLAFHEPPEYQPPERWFAQLYRRQLTELNLNYGIQGITGATLSSRAAASSARKVLAIYQIAIKEKAD, from the coding sequence ATGAATACGTTTAAGCAGGGGAGGCGTGTTCTTCTCATACTATTAGGAGTACTGGTGGCGTTAAATGCCATGGGTACAATTTATTACGGTAAGAAAGAGGCCTTGGAATTGGCCTTTGGCAAAGAAGCCCAAGTTGAGATGCAGTCTCTTTTTCTTACCGAAGAACAAGTGGCAAAAATTGAACAACTTGCCCGGACCAAGCTCGAGTCGAAGTTGTTTACTTTTTATGTGGGGCGCGATGAGGGCAAGCTGCTGGGTTATGCGGCGATTGAGTCCCATACGGTGCGTACTAAACCGGAGACCTTGCTGATTACTCTGACCCCTACCGGTGAATTGGATCAGATTCATGTACTTGCCTTCCATGAACCCCCCGAGTATCAGCCGCCAGAACGCTGGTTTGCCCAGCTTTATCGCCGCCAACTGACCGAACTTAATCTCAATTACGGCATTCAGGGCATCACGGGGGCCACCCTAAGCTCGCGGGCGGCAGCGAGTAGTGCCCGTAAAGTGCTTGCCATTTATCAAATTGCCATTAAAGAGAAAGCGGACTGA